The segment ACTTTGTACGTCACACTGGAGCCTTGCGCAATGTGCGCAGGCGCCATTGTTCTATCGCGGATCAGTACGGTAGTGTACGGCGCTCAGGATCTGAAAACCGGTGCGTGCTCATCTCTCTATAATATAGTTCAGGACGAACGATTAAATCATCGGGTTGAACTGGTAACGGGAATTATGGAAGCAAAATGTTCTGAAATTTTGAAAGATTTTTTCAGTAAACTACGGCAAAAAAATAATC is part of the bacterium genome and harbors:
- the tadA gene encoding tRNA adenosine(34) deaminase TadA, encoding MTQHEAWMTFAYKEAEKAYEKNEIPVGAVIVFENRIVGRGHNQIEMLQDPTAHAEMIAITSAVATIGSKWLTGATLYVTLEPCAMCAGAIVLSRISTVVYGAQDLKTGACSSLYNIVQDERLNHRVELVTGIMEAKCSEILKDFFSKLRQKNN